DNA from Lagenorhynchus albirostris chromosome 3, mLagAlb1.1, whole genome shotgun sequence:
TGGGTGCTCCCAGTCTTCTAGGGCAGAGGGGCCAGCGCCTGAATTCTGGGGCCTTATCAAGGCAAAAACCAATCCATTCTTtgaggcagggcctggcacatagtaggaacttgcttatttgttggatgaatacaCAGTGGGCACTTAATGCCTATTTGTTGTGTTGACACTTAGTAGGTGCTTCGTGGCTCCTCGCTGAGTAAATAAAGGGGATTCCACGTGCTCCTCCAATTCCAGGCTCCCAGGGATGGGCCAAGAGTACATCTGCAATCCAAGACAGTCGTTTCAGGTTGAGGTCACCTGGCCAGGAGCGACTGGACAGCACGGGGCTGCGTGACGTCATGCGCCGACCGCTTCtcacgggtgggggctgggaggggcagggctggaggtgggggtgcGGACAAAGGGACCCCGCGCGCCTCCTCCCCGCCCGCCTCCTCCCCGCCCGCCCTCGCGCGCGCCCCGCTGGGCAGGCCACATCTGGAATTCATTGCTGCTGCCGCCGGAAAGGAGGCGGAGATAGGGCGGGGCAAGTGGGGGCCGAGGCGGCGCCTCTCCCGGTCCCCCTACGTCCCCGGTCCCCAGCCCCGGGACGCAGAGGAGCCCGGCGGGCAGTCCCAGCCCTAGCCGCGGCCGTCCCGGGGACGCAGACGCCAAAGCCCCTCCGGCCAGGGCAAGGACCCGGGTCGGCCTAGCCAGGTGAGCGTGCGTGGCGAGGGGGAAGCAGAAAGGGCGGGCCCTGGTCCCCGGAGGTCGCGGGATCGGAGCTAGGGGCGCCGGCCAGGGGTCGGGGGCGTCGCGGGCGCGCACGCGCCGCCCGTGCTCCTGCTGCACCGAGAGAGTGGTCATCGTGCACCCTCTCCACGACCCCAAGAGGCCCCACTGCCTCAGCCGCGAACCCCCAGACTGAGCTCCCGCCTTCTCCAGCGGCAGGAAGTTGGCCCCGAGGAGAAGGCGGAATCCGAGCGCTTTCGGCCGGAGACTGGGAGGCTGGATGGCGTGCCCCCGGACCGGGGGTTTGGGGAGTgtgtatgggggaggggaggactcCCCTCTTTGCTGACTCCAGCTGGGCGAAGGCGAAAGGTGCCGCGCGCCGCAGTACCTCCAAGCCAAGGGGCGGGGCCCCAGAGGAAGGCAGTTGCCCACCTCCTCCACATCTGGTCcgttgcctcagtttccccgagTTGTTCGGCTCTTCCAGTCCCCCCGCGGGGTCGTGGCTTTGTTCTGGAAGGAAACTGAACCTGACTGCGTGGCTCCggcttctcttctttcccctgGGACCCGGGGATGGGGCGTGGGTGAAGGCACCCGTGGCGCAGACCCCGCGTGGTTCCGGGCCCAGCCAAGCGTGGGAACCTCGCCCACTCCTGTGGCACGAGTTGACTCACCCGGGGATTTCCATCCCCTCTCCCGACTGTGCCCTAATCGGACGCTCCGGGCGCCACGCGCTGAGCCCACGGTCCCCCGCGTGGTGCGACACGCGTGCGGCATTCGCGGTGCAGCTGCTGCTGGGATCTGTCCCCACCTCTCCCCGGTCCTCTGGGAATATCGAGGCTGGGCCCCTGGCTGGACGCAgagaagccccccacccccacttggaGATGTGTGGGTCACCCGCGTGTGGCTGTCGCGGGAGAGAGGAGGCGCGGCCCCAGAGGCAGCGAGTGTGGATACCGTGCATTCCACCGCCAGATAAGGAGGCCGAGACTGCAGCCCGAGGGCGGGGTCGGGTCGTGGCGCCGTCTCCACGGAGACGCCCAGCTGGGCTTCGCCTGGTGGGGGTGGCCTCCCAGCGGACCAGGGGCGTCTCCAGCCTCCCTTGCTGTTGTTTGGGCCTGGGCTGAGTTTAGGAGCCTCCGCCCTCGGGGGCCCACTGGGGCCTCGTTCGTTTggtcatccatccacccacccacccatccatccatccatccatccatcctacaTGTTTTCTGAGCGCTTTCTGTATGCCAGGCATCATTCCAGGGAGTGAAAACAGACTTAGTTGCTGTCCTCTGACACACATTCTACCCTggaaacagacagaaaacaagaaatacaATCATTATTGCTGAAATTGGCAAGtgctgtgaatataataaaaagatgCTGAGGTAGAAAGGGCCTAGGGAAGGCAGCTAGGATAGCCTGGTGGTTAGAGGAGACCGCCAAACAGAAACCTGAAAGATGGGCTTTGTGGGAAGGCCATGTCAGGTGGAGAAACAGCAGAGGCAAAAGCTCTGAGGTAAGAACGGGGCTGACAGGTCAGAGGCCAGTGTGGTTGCAGTGGACTGACCCtgggggagagtgggaggaggcgaggtgggcaggggccaggccaTTTTAGGtagtggggagccatggaagaATCTGGAGCTGAGGAGTGACATATTGGAGCTATAAATTTAAAAGCTCCCCCTGCATGGAGACTGGCAGTGTAGAGGGCAACTGAGGGGAAACCAAGCCTAGGGGGCTGCCCTAGGGCATGGGGCATGGGACCAGTGAGTGCCCAGGGGAAGAGTAACCACAGGGTCTGCCTCCATGGAACTTGGGGGAGGGTCTCCTGGAAGCCACTGAGGCTTCCTCTTGCCTTCTACTCTCCTAATCTCCCCCTGAACAGTCTTGGTCTGTCTCGCTTCCCTTCCCTCCAAACCCTGTCACTTGTCCCCCTTGCTCCATTTCAGGCCCGGCCATTCCCCAGTGCTGAGCCCAGGGACGTCTTCTGGGAGGGAGTCAGGCCCTGTGTTAGCCAGGCCTGGGAGCctgacacagggaggggaagcaggaaagGCCTGGGGGTGACTGTGCCAGCCCCAACCTCCAGACCCTGCTTCCTCTTTCTGGGAAGCATGAACCTGCCTTAAGCAAGGTCCTAGTGGAGAAGACGGAGGCATCGTGGGCCTCAGATTCCCCTTCTCTAATGAACCACCACCCCTCCTGAGGCTGCCCAAAGTGAGGATCTTCCCCTCAGGGAAGAAGACAGACATTTTGGTCAGTCCCTGGGGTACGAGGGCTgaaaccatttctttctttctttttttttaattaagtttatttatttatttaatttttggctgcgttgggtctttgttgctgcgcgcgggctttctctagttgcggcgagcggggctactcttcgttgcggtgcgcaggcttctcattgcggtggcttctcttgttggggagcacgggctctaggcacacgggcttcagtagttgtggcacacgggctcagtagttgtggctcacgggttctagagcgcaggctcagtagttgtggcgcacgggcttagtcgctccacggcatgtgggatcttcctggaccagggctcaaacctgtgtcccctgcttggcaggcggattcttaaccactgcgccaccagggaagtcctgaaaccaTTTCTTATTTCCCTAGGAAGCGGCCATAAATCTTTCTCTTGGCTGCCAGACAAGAGAGGGGTCTGAGGGGCGGCGGAGGGGGCGGCCTTGGGACACACCCTGGGCTTCTAGCCCACCAGCAAGTGTGCTTCCCAGACCTGCGATGGGTCCTTGATTCTCAATTATGATCCCCAGGAGGGGCAGTAGGCCAGGGCCGCCTGGGGGCGTCTGGTCGGGGTGACCCAGCGGTCAGGCCGTGGTTCAAACTCTCCCCGGGGACATCCACACAGTCTTAATAATGTCCTGGAAAGAAGTGAGCTCCAACTGCCTGTAAAGGACCAGATCAGTAGTGCTAGCCATAGAGCGCCCCCAACTGGGCCAATCGAATGTCGAGGATGGAAAGCTCAGGCCAATAGGCGAATTGCTCAATGCCCTGGAATTGAAAATGAGCCAATCAGGGCGCGGGCTGTTTCTGGCCCGACGGCCGGTCTGGTAAGGCCCAGACCTGGGCCAAGCCGGCTGCAATGGGCAGAGGGCATCGGGGCGACCGGGGCTTGTCCGGCAGGGGAACAAGGAGCCTCTGTGTGGCGATCTGGGCGGGGCGACAGTCCCTGGGGATGTGCACAAGCCCTTCTCTGTTCCCAAACTAGGACGGATGTCCCTTCGCCCAGGGGGAGCAGCTGTCTCTATCGGGCCAGGAGCCAGGTCACCCCCTCTGAGGGGGTGTCCGGGACTGAGATGGCTGGACGACCCCGGAAGCCCCTCATCACTCCCAGGCTCACTGGGAACCGGCCTAACCAGCCTTTTCTGGAACGGTGCTCCTGGCACTCCTGGCGTGCACGTGGTCCTTGCTAGGCGTGTTTCCAGGGACCTGGGGAGGTCTCTTCCCACGGCCCCCCCGCATTGAACTAAAGGCTGGTCTGGAGCTTCCTCCTGGCTCCCCTGTGCCCCTCGTGAAAGGCAGTCACTGCACCAGCTCCTCTGAGACCCCGCCCCCCAACTACCAAGCTGGGAGGAGGCCATGAAGTCGGCCTCTCACCCTCTCTGCCCACGAGCATCTTCCCGCCCCTTCCCCCCACGGCTCAGTTTTCCTTGAGAGAGGGGTGACTCAGGCTTTCATGAAAGCGAATACCGTTCCCCCCTCCCCGCAGGGCTTCACGCCCCCTCACCACTCACGTGGCTTCGCACAGCTGCCCCATCCTCCCAGCCAGGACCTCCCAGACGGGTCTCCTGTGGCTCCCCCATCCCATcaccccctcccagcctccctgcacCGGATGTGACTGAGGAGCCGGGACTCAACCCTGTTTGTTCCAAGGGCCTCACATCTGGATTTCATcttggctggggaggggggtgccAGCGCCCTGCCCACCACGCTAGGACCCTCTGTCCCAGCGCAGGGCTAGATGGTGCTGATGAGATCAGGCTGTTGGGAATCTTGCCTGGTTGGCTCACTCAACATCCCTTACCAAAAGATTGGGAGGAGAGCACCTAGTCCCTAGCTGTGGGTGTGGCAGGAAGAGGGAAGCTAATAATATTAGCTAAtagttattgagtgcctgctgtatgCTAAGGGTGCCTCGTGTATCGTTCAACGGGATTTTCCCATCATCCCTCTGAAGTGGGCTTTCTTCTCCCCACTGCACAGATGAGGCCATTGAGACTTAGAGGTCAAGTGTTGAGTGACTTGGCACAATATCCCACAGCGTGTCAGAGGTGGAGCGGGGTTGAACCTTGGATTGCCTGCAGGGTCTGAGTCCTTGAAAATGACGTGACCCCTGTGATGCTCAAACCTCAGGTGTCTCCCCAAGGCCTTATCTTGGGAACACGTATGGCCTCTAGGCTTAGACCCAGCCTGAAATCCAGGGCAGTGGGTGGATGGTGCTATCAGCGAGAGCATCTCACTGACCCAGGTTGGCAGGCGGCATGAGGCCTGAGGCTCCAGTGTTTTCAAGAAATGAGACAATCCCTCCAGGTCCTGGCTAAGACTCCCTCTCCGGGTAGGTGGGTAAGGCTTCCGGAAGTCCATTTTGTGTCTTTCATGCCCTTTGGGGGAGCTTCTGTTCCTTTGAAGGACACTGTAGCCTGGAGGTCATAGAGGCTTTGGAGTGGATCTCTGAGGCTCTGGCCACTGACTAGCTTTGAGGCTTTGGGAAAGTGAATTGAGCTCTCCGGTTTCCCATTTGTAAAGCAGAGATGATGATAATTCTGACTTCACGTGACAGAGTTGGGACTTGAACCACAGCCGTCCAGAGTCAGCCCAGGCAGCAGCCACGGCACTGACCCGTCTGTCTATCTTTTCTCTCTGCAGCTCTGACAGCCCCATGGCCCCAGCCGGCTACTAAGCCCCACCATGGGCAACGTGTACTCAGAGTACCTAAGCCCCAGCAAGGTCAAGGAACACTATAATTACACCAAGGAGAATCTGGACACGACGGAGACGCCCTCCCGCCAGGTGGCCTCAGCCCTCATCGTCATCCTCTGTTGCGCCATCGTGGTGGAAAACCTGCTGGTGCTTATCGCGGTCGCCCGCAACAGCAAGTTCCACTCGGCCATGTACCTGTTCCTGGGCAACCTGGCTGCCTCAGACCTGCTGGCGGGCGTGGCCTTCATAGCCAATACTTTGCTCTCGGGCTCTGTCACACTGGGGCTGACACCCGTGCAGTGGTTCGCCCGTGAGGGCTCCGCTTTCATCACGCTCTCCGCCTCTGTCTTCAGCCTCCTGGCCATCGCCATCGAGCGGCACGTGGCCATCGCCAAGGTCAAGCTCTACGGCAGCGACAAGAGCTGCCGCATGCTGCTGCTCATCGCGGCCTCGTGGCTCATCTCGCTGGTTCTCGGCGGCCTGCCCATCCTTGGCTGGAACTGCCTGGGCCACCTGGAGGCCTGCTCCACCGTCCTGCCGCTCTACGCCAAGCCCTACGTCCTCTGCGTGGTGACCATCTTCTCGGTCATCTTGTCAGCCATCGTAGCCCTGTACATCCGCATCTACTGTGTGGTCCGCTCCAGCCAGGCCGATGTGGCTGGCCCACAGACACTGGCCCTGCTCAAGACGGTCACCATCGTGCTGGGCGTCTTCATCTTCTGCTGGCTGCCCGCCTTTAGCATCCTCCTCCTGGACTATGCCTGTCCTGTCCGGGCCTGCCCTGTCCTCTACCAGGCCCATTACTTCTTTGCCTTTGCCACCCTCAACTCACTGCTCAACCCTGTCATCTACACATGGCGCAGCCGGGACCTGAGGCGGGAGGTATTACGGCCGCTGCAGTGCTGGCGGCGGGCAGCAGGGGTGCAAGGGGGGCGGGACGGGACCCCGGGCCACCGCCTCCTGCCTCTCCGCAGCTCCAGCTCCCTGGAGAGGGGCACACACATGCCCACATCACCCACGTATCTGGAGGGCAACACGATGGTCTGAGGGGCAAGTGGGCTGACAACCAGGCCACCACAGCAGAGGGCTCCATGGAGAGGCACCGGGTGCCCTGGGACAGAGACATGGGGCTGCCAAGCAAGATGCCCCCATTCCACAGACCTGGGTGATGCTGACGATATTTCACACCTGGGCTGGCTGACTGAGGCACTGACCAGTTGGATGGCACAACGGCAGCCGGGTCCTGGAGGCCAGCGAGGTGGCTGGAGTGACCTCTTCAGAACTGGATCGTGGGGAGGGCCGGGCGGGGGGCAGACCTGGAAAGAGCCCAGGTGACAGCAGGCAGGTGCTCGAGAGGAGCACAGCGCAGGGGCAGTCTGAGCCTCCGCCCTGTGCCTGACTTCCCTCTCTGAGTTTAGCCCCCTTGCCACCTTCTCTTGTGGTTCCACTTCCCTAGAACCACTGTCCTGAGGGGCTGGAGACCTCCTCCCTGACCGTTCTGGGCGGCCCTGGCTAACAGTTCCCGGGCTCAAATCCACAGCTTCCCCAAATTTCACCAGCTGCCGCTTTGGcaacttcttccctttcttctgacTCTCGTGAGTGAGATGCCAGGAAAGCACGTGGCGGTGGGGAACTAACCCCCATTCTCAGACCTCATTGGCCAATTGCACTATTCGGGGCACAGAGGAATCACCCAGGGCTGGAAAAACCGGTCTGGGGGCCTGAAGAGGGCTCTGGGCCTCCCAGTGGGGCAGGGTGGAATTGGAGAAAGTTCTAGGGGAGCTGTTGGTACAGGGCCCCAGACCCCCAAAAAACAACCACCCCCGAACTCTCTCACCTCCAGGCCCAGCCGAGGTACCAGATCTCATAAGGCAGGGCAGCCTTGAGCCCGCTGTGCCTCCTTTCAGGTTGCATTGAACGGAGCATGGGGGTAGGGGTGCCGAGGACAATTGTGGGATGCCCTCCTGTTGCCCACTTCAGAAGGACTTTGTTAAATTCTGTGGACAGATGGAAGGGACATTGCGGtacaaatgtatatttatgtgtgtctgtcagtgtctgtgtgtgtgtgtgtgtgtgtgtgtgtgtgtgtgagatgtctGTGATCCCTTCTGCTCACCCTGTTTCCCCAGAATCGATGCTATTTTGTCTCCCCACGTCTGTGTTGAAGCTACCAAAGAGGGATCTGGTCCCCGCACAGACTCCTTTGTAATTCCTTGCTTATGTCCCCACTTGAGAGCTGGGGTGCAGCTCACCTGGGGGAAGGAAACTTCACACCTCAAAGTGATTTCTCATGACTGCAAAGGCTGGAGAGGGGAATCTCTGGGGGGGCAAGGAGCCAGTCGGGGGCTTGTCTCCCCTCTTACAGCTCCCCGGATGCCCCTCGTGCCTGAGACCCAGGCCCAGGCCAATAAACGGTTCAATGTCTCTTCCTGGTGGTGGTTGTCTTTTTAGGCTTAAGGTGGCAGTTCCCCCATTAGCATCCTGTGGCTGGGGGTGGATGGGACAGGGGAAGGTGGCTACTGCTCAGACAGTTCATCCTTTGCCAGCCTTTCCTCGGTGCCCCCAGTCCTGGCCCAGCCAGAGACAGgattgcagtggcttctgagAAAACAGGGTCAACACTGACTTTCTCCCTAGGGTAGTTATCTGGCCCCTCCCAGTGATTAATTAGGCCCAGGACCTCCATGCTATCCTTCAAAGAGAGAGCCTGGCGGGCGGTGGGGGCCCCCTCTTCTTCATCCCCAGTACACATCCCTCCTGGGGAGCTAGAGAGATGGTCTTGGGAGACAAAGGCCCAGATACCGCTCTAAAGCACAGTGTTCCTGAAAGGAATGGCCCACCCTCCTCAAGCACTTTCCAGGCAGGAAGACAGAATCCTCAGGAGGCTGGAGTTACTATAAACTGCTTTTATGGAGATGtgggttcagagaagttaagtgagctgctcagggtcacacagccggTTGGGCCAGTGCCTgtctggatttgaactcaggagGGCTGACTCTAGATCCTGCCAGCTCCACCACTGGGTCAGAGAAAAGATCCTCAAACCCCTCTTTGCCATGGAAGGAGTGAGGAGTGTGGACTGCCAGCCTCCACCAGCAACAGCAGGATCCAGGATATGCCCAGCTGGGATGCAGCTGAAAGGTGGGTCCCTAGCTCGGCCCCAGAGTGACCCTCCCTCCTTTGCCCACAGGCACAGGGCCCAGCGGCTCGTTTGAAGATAGATCTGGAGCTTTGATGGGGAACCCAGGCCCTGAAGCTCCGCCCAGCAACACCAGCGCAAAGCTGGGGCAGCCAGCTGAAGCGAGGAGTGGGGCAGACGGTGGCCAGAAGCTGAGACCCACACCCCCCATCGGAATTCCCCTTCCTCCAGCAATTCAAAGACAACCTCTGGAAACCTGAGCCCTCGCTGGGattgggaggaggaagaagcacAGGCCAGGCCAGAGTCAATACATTTCCCGCAAACACCCACATGCTTCCTTCACCTGCTCCTTCAGGCATCCGCTCAAATGCcatctcctcagagaagcctgcCCTGACCACCTTCTTCCCTCTATCTAGCCCCTCACCTTCTTACCACCTGGCGGTGTAATACACATCGGTCTACTTCTccctaattaaaatatttactttttttttttggctgcaccacacaacatgtgggatcttagttccccgaccagggatcgaacctgcgtcccctgcattggaagcacagagtcttaaccactggactgccagggaagtcccttttttatttaattattttcctaattaaaatATGAACACCTTGCAGATAGGACTGCATCCTATTCACCACCATCTCTAGCATCTTTCTTAGTACTTGGCACGTTCCCACCAAAGGACCTTAGcacctgctgttccttctgttGGGAATGATCTTCCTGCAGACATCTTTGTgactcttctctcctccttcaagTCTGTATTCAAATATCACACGCTGGGTGAGGCCTCTGGCCatgaacacaattttttttttatcctatatACCTCCCTTGCTACTCGCTCATACGCAACACATTTCGCTTCTTTatcttgttcattttattattattatatttttggccatgctgcgcggcatgtgggaccttagttccccaaccagggatcaaacccatgccccccgcattggaagcgcagcgtcttaaccactggaccgccagggaagtacctgtcttgtttattttctatttcccctTTAGAATGCCAGTCCCATTCTAAATGCCAGACAGCAGGAGTTTTTGTCTGTCTTGCTCTCTGAATGGCCTCAGTGCTCAGCCAgctcacagtaggtgctcaataaatgttgaatgaatgaaagccaaAGCAAATGGGTGAATgttaagtgctgtgaagaaaataaaataggagaagCAACAGTTTTAGGGTACTGTATTCTGAAGGGAAGGCATTATTATAGGCACtctgacagagaaagaaactgaggcacagagaggtcaagtaatgtgcccaaggtcacggaGCATGTGAGTGGAGGggtctggatttgaacccaggcagtcctTTTATTGGGCTGCACCACTCAGcttgtggatcttagttccccaaccagggatagaacctgggccccctgcagtggtagcatggagtcctagccactggaccgccagggaattccctttttttttttttcctttttctttttttcaggcaGTCCTTGATTGAAGACCAAATCACATCTCATTCTCCTCAGTATGGCCGTCTGAAGAACTGATTTGCTAATATCTCTCAAATCTCAGAGCCTAGAATGAAATGGACCAACCTGTAGGGATGCAAGATGACTTTCACCTCCTTTTTCCCTACAGAGGCTGTTGGCTATTAGGGAGCATCAGAATCGCCTGGAAGAACCTGTTAACATGCAGATTCTTACGCTCCCCAGTCAGAGATTCTGATTAAATAGGTCTGGAGTGACCCTAGCGATGCATGTTTTTCATCAAGCCCTGCCAGTGATTAGAAAAAGCatcatcttgggacttccctggtggtccagtgggtaagactccgagctcccaatgcagggagcccaagttcgatccctgcttggggaactggatcccacatgcatgccgcaaccaaaagatcctgcgtgccacagtgaagatcccatgtgctgcaactaagacccggcacagcaaaaatgaataataaataaatattttttttaaaaaaagaaaaagcatcatCTTGGGACCATATTCTGAGAACCATTCTAGACTCCTTAATCTAGAGCAGTGCTGTCTAGTAGAACTTTCTGTGGCCATTTAGCACgtgaaatgtggccagtgtgaagctgaattttaactttaattaatttcAGTGTAACTGGCCACATGTGACCATTGGCTACAGTGCTGACTGCACAATTCTAGATTCCATATCTGTAGTTTCTGCAGCATCTGAGCAGCTGAACTCACTTGGCGTGATGTTGCCATTTCAACAAAAATTCCCGTCTTCCACTATTATCATTGTGAATGACATTGTAGCTTCCGTACATCACTTTATGATTTTTGgactatttcttttaataatgatATCAATGATATTCTGCTGTTAATGACAGAAAACGCGAAATATTCGTACCTTAAAtaagagaaattaatttctctctcatataTAAGCGTTTCAGAGAAAATTGATCCTGGGTAAGAAGGACGATGCCCACTTACCCGCAGTCCAGGCTCCTGCCTTTCTGTCTGtttatgtatctatctattcacACATACATCTACCTAAATACTTCACTGTGTTTCCTAAGGACAAGACATTCTCTTATATAACCTCAGTAAAATTATCATAATCAGCAAATCTACAAACCTTAATCAGATTTCACCAATTGTCCCATTACCGACCTTTATAGCAGAAGAAACTCCCAGCTCACTTTTTGCATTCAGTTGTCTTTTTAGTTTCCTTCAATCAGAGCAGTTTCTgaacctttctttgtctttcatgaccttgacattttggaaaaatatagGTCAGTAATTTGGTAGAATGTCCTTCAAcatgggtttgtctgatgtttcctcatgattaaattCAGGTTATGCAATTTTGGCAGAAATACCAAGGAAGTGATGCGTCTTTCTCAATTAGTTCCATCACTAGCAATGCTAACTGATCCCTTGGAAGTACCTGCCAAGTttctccactttattttttttaattaattaattaattaatttttggctgcattgggtcttcgttgctgtgcgcaggctttactctagttgtggtgagcgggggctcctcttcgttgcggtgcgcgggcttctcattgcggtggcttctcttgttgcagagcacaggctctaggcacacgggcttcagtaattgcggcacacgggcttcagtagttgtggctcgcgggctctagaccacaggctcagtagttgtggctcatgggcttagctgctcctcagcaggtgggatcttcccggaccagggctcgaacctgtgtcccctgcattggcaggtggattcttaacccctgcgccaccagggcagcccacaTTTGTTACTGCTGATGAACCTGCACGGACACACTGCGGTTTCCCATAATTTGGTACTGGCTGATGGCATCCCCTTATGTCATTTAACAGGTTCCTTTGTCCCCAAATTCAAGAATTGAAAGATATTCAATTCTTTCTAGGTGGTGCTGGAAACTCACCAGGAAGATATGATGTCTGgctgtctctctcttttactGAGGACTAAGACTGATCAAGGGGTTCACGTGCCATCAGCCTGATCCTGTGTTTGTAAATTCCCCATCCGACTGTCCCCTAATGGTTTGATCACCCGTGGACTGTCGCTTGGACCTATCATTTCATTAGTCATCTTCAAAGGGATTCTAATCCATCTCCCCATCCTCACATTCTGGCCATCTTTCTCATTTGTCTACAAAACAAATGTACTTCCCCAAAGTCAGACATCCGACATCCACCACCTTTCCCTAAATGTCTTGTCTGAGAATAGTTAAATCTGTCACGAAAGGGAAGTGAATTTGGGTAGGTGTGACTCATTGTCGGCGGCATTTGTGGGGTTAGTTTCAAGAGTGCATACtctaaagttaaaacaaaaaccgaaagggcttccctggtggcacagtggttaagaatctgcctgccaatgcaggggacatgggttcaagctgtggtctgggaagatcccagatgtcgcggagcaactaagcccacgagccacaactactgaagcccgcacacctagagctcatgctccgcaacaagagaagccattgcaatgagaagcctgcacaccgcaacgaagagtagcccccgcttgctgcagctagagaaagcctgcgtgcagcaacgaagacccaatgcagccgaaaattaaaaaaaataagtaaataaatttatattaaaaaaaaaacccaaaacaaaaaccagatttGAATCTCAAATCCAACACTTGACAACCCAAGTAGACTTTTGGCAAATCATCTGACAAGTCTAATctggtttcatcatctgtaaaatggtatgTTCATAATCCCAACctcaaatgcaaaatggtactgccactttggaaaacagtttggtagtctCTTAGAAAGCCAAACATAAACTTA
Protein-coding regions in this window:
- the S1PR2 gene encoding sphingosine 1-phosphate receptor 2 — its product is MGNVYSEYLSPSKVKEHYNYTKENLDTTETPSRQVASALIVILCCAIVVENLLVLIAVARNSKFHSAMYLFLGNLAASDLLAGVAFIANTLLSGSVTLGLTPVQWFAREGSAFITLSASVFSLLAIAIERHVAIAKVKLYGSDKSCRMLLLIAASWLISLVLGGLPILGWNCLGHLEACSTVLPLYAKPYVLCVVTIFSVILSAIVALYIRIYCVVRSSQADVAGPQTLALLKTVTIVLGVFIFCWLPAFSILLLDYACPVRACPVLYQAHYFFAFATLNSLLNPVIYTWRSRDLRREVLRPLQCWRRAAGVQGGRDGTPGHRLLPLRSSSSLERGTHMPTSPTYLEGNTMV